One window from the genome of Paraclostridium sordellii encodes:
- a CDS encoding DUF4234 domain-containing protein, with product MNNIIEERNPIIQLLLSIVTCGIWSIVWLYKILEDTSALVPEEDLNPGLSLVLTIVTCGLYGIYLNYKIAKMLVFAGEERNIRISDNAILYIILSVFGFGLVNYIIMQSDLNKFA from the coding sequence ATGAATAATATTATCGAAGAAAGAAACCCAATAATACAGCTATTATTATCTATTGTAACATGTGGAATTTGGAGTATAGTTTGGCTTTATAAAATACTAGAAGATACTTCTGCATTAGTACCAGAGGAAGATTTAAATCCTGGTCTTTCACTTGTACTTACTATAGTAACATGTGGCTTATATGGAATATATCTAAACTATAAAATAGCAAAAATGTTAGTTTTTGCTGGTGAAGAAAGAAACATTAGAATATCAGACAATGCTATATTATATATAATACTTTCTGTATTTGGATTTGGTTTAGTTAACTATATAATAATGCAATCTGATCTAAATAAATTTGCTTAA
- a CDS encoding response regulator transcription factor, with translation MINVLMIEDDSTIAFGVKYALEQEGFNIDICKDLESGRQNINNKEYNIILLDVMLPDGNGYEFCKEIRQTLDTPIIFLTACDEEVNIVTGLDIGGDDYVTKPFRVRELISRMNAVLRRKGNNNENKKVVKFGDLSINTLEARVYKKGEEIFLTSVEYKLLLILIQNKNVVLSRTKILEKLWDVTYDFVNDNTLTVYIKRLREKIEDDSTNPKYILTVRGVGYKWDGSEKNVSI, from the coding sequence ATGATAAACGTTCTTATGATAGAAGATGATAGCACAATAGCCTTTGGAGTAAAGTATGCCTTAGAGCAAGAAGGTTTTAATATTGATATATGCAAGGATTTAGAAAGTGGTAGACAAAACATTAATAACAAGGAATATAATATTATCCTATTAGATGTAATGCTACCGGATGGAAATGGATACGAATTTTGCAAAGAAATTAGACAAACATTAGATACACCAATAATATTTTTAACAGCTTGTGATGAAGAAGTAAATATAGTTACAGGATTAGATATCGGGGGAGATGACTATGTAACAAAACCATTTAGAGTAAGAGAGCTTATTTCTAGAATGAATGCAGTACTTAGAAGAAAAGGTAATAATAATGAAAACAAAAAGGTAGTAAAATTTGGAGATTTAAGTATTAATACATTAGAAGCTAGGGTTTATAAAAAAGGAGAAGAAATTTTTCTAACTTCTGTTGAGTATAAATTATTATTAATTTTAATACAAAACAAGAATGTAGTTTTAAGTAGAACAAAAATTTTAGAAAAGTTATGGGATGTTACTTACGATTTTGTAAATGATAATACACTTACAGTTTATATAAAAAGGCTTAGAGAAAAAATAGAAGATGACTCAACTAATCCAAAATACATACTTACAGTAAGAGGGGTTGGTTATAAGTGGGATGGAAGTGAAAAAAATGTTTCTATCTAA
- a CDS encoding sensor histidine kinase — protein MFLSNIEIKSFIRNYIVLFIITIMVSIGISFISVNIIKNKIVENNQAIVGAIVSKNPNLETNIVDIITQGKSKDNLSLGKKVLSKYNYDKNISFNNEPIIKDSIKELFSINALFIVIIFIFIFILVMYCFKKIYSDIKDMTNYVYNSSEGRYFEMKNKNQEGQIGLLKTELLKMTNILKEKVELLNNEKIFLNNTISDISHQLKTPMTSLIILNDLMYGDIPKETKIEFLDKIKSQLNRMEWLIKSMLKLSKVEAKVIDFKHEKVNIKELVKRAIQPSLIPIELKNIQLSIIGEDNINYEGDIDWSCEALVNIIKNCVEHTPKDGNLKINYEENPLYCEITIKDSGEGIDKKDLPHIFKRFYKGKSSSKEDSVGIGLAMAKSIIESQNGDIYVKSEKGKGAEFHIIFHKTYSD, from the coding sequence ATGTTTCTATCTAACATTGAGATAAAAAGCTTTATAAGAAACTATATAGTCTTATTTATAATTACAATAATGGTATCAATAGGAATTAGCTTTATAAGTGTAAATATAATAAAGAACAAGATAGTAGAAAATAATCAAGCTATAGTAGGGGCCATAGTTTCTAAAAATCCAAATTTAGAAACTAATATAGTAGATATAATAACTCAAGGAAAATCAAAAGATAATTTAAGTTTAGGGAAAAAAGTATTAAGCAAGTACAACTATGATAAAAATATAAGTTTTAATAATGAACCAATTATAAAAGACAGTATAAAAGAATTATTTAGCATAAATGCATTATTTATAGTTATCATATTTATATTTATTTTTATCTTGGTTATGTATTGTTTTAAAAAGATATATAGTGATATAAAGGATATGACAAATTATGTATACAACAGTTCAGAAGGTAGATATTTTGAAATGAAGAATAAAAACCAAGAAGGGCAAATAGGTCTTCTTAAAACTGAGCTTTTAAAAATGACCAATATACTTAAAGAAAAAGTAGAGTTATTAAACAATGAAAAAATATTTTTAAATAATACTATATCTGATATTTCACATCAATTAAAAACTCCTATGACTTCATTAATAATACTTAACGACTTAATGTATGGTGATATACCAAAAGAAACTAAAATAGAATTTTTAGATAAAATAAAGTCTCAGTTAAATAGGATGGAGTGGCTTATAAAAAGTATGTTAAAGCTTTCTAAGGTAGAAGCAAAAGTTATTGATTTTAAACATGAAAAAGTAAATATTAAAGAATTGGTAAAAAGAGCAATCCAACCAAGTTTAATTCCAATTGAACTTAAAAATATACAACTTAGTATAATTGGTGAGGACAATATTAATTATGAAGGGGATATAGATTGGTCTTGTGAAGCTTTAGTTAATATAATTAAAAATTGTGTTGAACATACTCCAAAAGATGGGAATTTAAAAATTAATTATGAAGAAAATCCACTGTACTGTGAAATAACTATAAAAGACAGTGGAGAAGGAATAGACAAAAAAGATTTACCTCATATATTTAAAAGATTTTATAAAGGTAAAAGTAGCTCAAAAGAAGATAGCGTTGGAATTGGGCTAGCTATGGCAAAGTCTATAATAGAAAGTCAAAATGGAGATATATACGTTAAAAGTGAAAAAGGAAAAGGAGCAGAATTTCATATTATATTCCATAAAACCTATAGTGACTAA
- a CDS encoding ABC transporter ATP-binding protein, with protein sequence MEILRVENLTKSYGKGETKVDALKNINLSINKGEFVAIVGPSGSGKSTLLHLIGGVDRPTSGKVFINDVDIYSLKEKDLSIFRRRNVGLIYQFYNLIPVLSAKENILLPAELDNRKIDKKYLDDLLKTLGLKERENHLPNELSGGQQQRISIGRALINRPSIVLADEPTGNLDSKNSKEVLELLKLSVKRYNQTLIMITHDTNIALQADRVITIEDGTIKDDEVI encoded by the coding sequence ATGGAAATTTTAAGAGTTGAAAATTTAACTAAAAGTTATGGTAAAGGTGAGACAAAGGTAGACGCTTTAAAAAATATAAACTTATCAATAAACAAAGGTGAGTTTGTTGCAATAGTAGGACCAAGTGGTAGTGGTAAAAGTACTTTACTACATTTGATAGGTGGAGTTGATAGGCCAACTAGTGGAAAGGTATTTATAAATGATGTTGATATATACAGTTTAAAAGAAAAGGATTTATCTATATTTAGAAGAAGAAATGTAGGACTTATATATCAGTTTTACAATTTAATACCTGTACTTAGTGCAAAGGAAAATATATTATTACCAGCAGAGCTTGATAATAGAAAAATAGATAAAAAATATTTAGATGATTTGTTAAAAACTCTAGGATTAAAAGAAAGAGAAAATCATCTTCCAAATGAGTTAAGTGGAGGACAACAACAAAGAATTTCTATAGGCAGAGCACTTATAAATAGACCATCTATAGTTCTTGCAGATGAACCAACAGGAAACTTAGATAGTAAGAACTCAAAGGAAGTATTAGAGCTATTAAAGTTATCCGTAAAGAGATACAATCAAACTTTAATAATGATAACTCATGATACTAATATTGCTCTTCAAGCTGATAGAGTTATAACTATTGAAGATGGAACTATTAAAGATGACGAGGTGATATAA
- a CDS encoding ABC transporter permease, with amino-acid sequence MNLYTSLTLRYLKENKKRTIVTIIGILLSTSLICGIGNIFESFMDYQIRETINRKGAFHATFHDIKKEDVDKITKSSGISKSSISDNLGYSKLSNEKKNLVSVKAFDKNGFEGYQIKLKEGRFPTNSNEIVLSERAMPLIDKKVGDSINLNIGKRVDKNQKEIEIPIVHDNETIVDGKSKNFKIVGVMNKLDDDIDNDVVSGITYLDIKEKNKGDKVNVAICANEPSEIYEIAPAISKNLGLKVASNDDSDNMIYNNDNGVAYENLSFNEHLLRLKGASAYANINRSINAAMFVVTTLVVVCTVATIYNAFSISINDRKKQFGILNSIGATKSQIMKIVFIEAIVVSVIGIPLGLITGTFAIDLIFKLIKYMFSSSLIAQLNLRVVYNPYVIILSALIVLSTILVSAILPALNAAKTPPLEAIKNSSSLKLGKVKDSKLVRLLFKTEGVLAYKNLRRNKKKFRITLFSLIISVVIFISFSGFVELFIKANEASVGQVNYDVRLWKGGILEGDKIIDDLNKVNGIKKISVRNDYGVGFDVKESNINKDYKDLIDKTFSKKNKDGETVYEFNYDQNIFQFTGDKDIDNLKLINGSFDKETAIKENGIILRNKSSYSEPGKKYDVSLTNYKVGDTINAYKFSRDENGKQINEPIKLKVLATTDDLLPGNKMSTYMGIDFITYNEVGSKLGYDINSGNIYINSDKSKDTRDALKKIGEKYGYNVHDEVDNALEMEQSIIAIKIFVYGFVLVISLVSITNIVNTISTNINLRKREFAIIKSIGVTPQGFNKMIYLESLLYGVLALVYGVPIGLLIDVIMNKIMGNVVQLGMILPWNAVLVSIVGVFVITFIASYIPMRKINKENIIENIRQESI; translated from the coding sequence ATGAACTTATACACTTCTTTAACTTTAAGATATTTAAAAGAAAATAAGAAAAGAACAATAGTTACGATAATAGGTATTCTATTATCTACATCACTTATTTGTGGAATAGGGAATATATTTGAAAGTTTTATGGATTATCAAATTAGAGAAACTATAAATAGAAAAGGAGCTTTCCATGCAACTTTTCACGATATAAAAAAAGAGGATGTAGACAAGATAACAAAGAGTTCGGGAATATCTAAAAGCTCTATTAGTGATAATTTAGGTTACTCAAAGTTAAGCAATGAAAAAAAGAATTTAGTTTCAGTTAAAGCTTTTGATAAAAATGGATTTGAAGGCTATCAAATAAAGTTAAAGGAAGGTAGATTTCCAACTAATAGCAATGAGATTGTATTAAGTGAAAGAGCCATGCCTTTGATTGATAAAAAAGTAGGAGATAGCATAAATTTAAATATTGGAAAAAGAGTAGATAAAAATCAAAAAGAGATAGAAATTCCAATAGTACATGATAATGAAACTATAGTAGATGGTAAAAGTAAAAACTTTAAGATTGTTGGTGTTATGAATAAACTAGACGATGATATTGATAATGATGTTGTAAGTGGAATAACTTATTTAGATATAAAAGAAAAAAATAAAGGTGATAAAGTAAATGTAGCTATATGTGCTAATGAGCCTAGTGAAATTTATGAAATTGCACCAGCTATATCTAAAAATTTAGGTTTAAAAGTAGCAAGTAATGATGATAGTGATAATATGATTTATAACAATGATAATGGTGTAGCTTATGAAAACTTATCATTTAATGAACACTTATTAAGATTAAAGGGTGCAAGTGCTTATGCTAATATAAATAGAAGTATTAATGCAGCTATGTTTGTAGTTACTACTTTAGTAGTTGTATGTACAGTGGCTACAATATATAATGCTTTTAGCATTTCTATAAATGATCGTAAAAAACAATTTGGAATATTAAACTCTATAGGAGCAACAAAATCTCAGATTATGAAGATAGTGTTTATAGAAGCTATTGTAGTAAGTGTAATAGGAATACCTTTAGGATTAATAACTGGAACTTTTGCAATAGATTTAATATTTAAGCTAATAAAATACATGTTTAGTAGTTCGCTTATTGCACAGCTTAATTTAAGAGTAGTGTATAATCCCTATGTAATTATATTAAGTGCGTTAATAGTATTATCAACTATATTAGTTTCGGCAATACTTCCAGCCCTTAATGCAGCTAAAACACCACCTCTTGAAGCTATAAAAAATAGTTCTAGCCTTAAATTAGGAAAAGTAAAAGATTCTAAGTTGGTTAGATTATTATTTAAAACTGAAGGGGTTTTAGCGTATAAGAATTTAAGAAGAAATAAAAAGAAATTTAGGATAACTTTATTCTCGTTAATAATTAGTGTGGTGATATTTATATCTTTTAGTGGCTTTGTAGAGTTATTTATAAAAGCTAATGAGGCTAGTGTTGGACAAGTGAATTATGATGTAAGATTGTGGAAAGGCGGCATTTTAGAAGGAGATAAAATAATAGATGATTTAAATAAGGTAAATGGTATTAAAAAGATTAGTGTTAGAAATGATTATGGAGTAGGTTTTGATGTTAAGGAAAGTAATATAAATAAAGATTATAAGGATTTGATAGATAAGACATTTTCTAAAAAGAATAAAGATGGTGAAACTGTATATGAATTTAATTATGACCAAAATATTTTCCAATTTACAGGAGATAAAGATATAGACAATTTAAAATTAATAAATGGTAGTTTTGATAAAGAAACTGCTATAAAAGAAAATGGGATAATACTTAGAAATAAAAGTTCTTATAGTGAGCCTGGGAAAAAGTATGATGTTTCTTTAACTAATTATAAGGTAGGAGATACGATAAATGCATATAAGTTTTCTAGGGATGAAAATGGTAAACAAATAAATGAGCCAATTAAATTAAAGGTTTTAGCTACTACTGATGATTTACTTCCAGGAAATAAGATGTCTACTTATATGGGAATTGATTTTATAACTTATAATGAGGTAGGATCAAAGTTAGGTTATGATATTAATAGTGGAAATATATATATAAATTCAGATAAAAGCAAAGATACTAGAGATGCTTTAAAGAAAATTGGAGAAAAATATGGATATAATGTACATGACGAAGTAGATAATGCATTAGAAATGGAGCAGTCTATTATAGCAATAAAAATATTTGTATATGGTTTTGTGTTAGTTATATCTTTGGTGAGTATAACAAATATTGTAAATACTATAAGTACGAATATAAATTTAAGAAAAAGAGAGTTTGCTATAATTAAGTCAATAGGTGTAACTCCACAGGGGTTTAATAAGATGATATATCTTGAGAGTTTGTTATATGGGGTTTTAGCTTTAGTATATGGAGTTCCTATAGGTCTTTTAATTGATGTTATTATGAATAAGATTATGGGAAATGTTGTTCAGTTGGGTATGATACTTCCTTGGAATGCTGTTTTAGTATCTATTGTAGGGGTATTTGTGATTACGTTTATTGCTTCATATATACCTATGAGAAAGATAAATAAGGAAAATATAATAGAAAATATTAGACAAGAGAGTATATAA
- a CDS encoding DUF3784 domain-containing protein: protein MLNVAFSMSFALFLLSIVFFIFKGKSAILIQGYYFISKNQRDLYDEIKLSKDYSLILFKNGLIILIGALGYIFISKSILWIAFAIWVIYFVKTLVTFSFDKYKLNKS from the coding sequence TTGTTGAATGTAGCATTTTCTATGTCTTTTGCACTATTTCTATTATCTATCGTATTTTTTATTTTTAAAGGTAAATCAGCAATTTTAATACAAGGATATTACTTTATTTCTAAAAATCAAAGAGATTTATATGATGAAATTAAGTTAAGTAAAGATTATAGTCTTATACTTTTCAAAAATGGGTTAATTATTTTAATTGGAGCACTAGGATATATATTTATTTCTAAATCAATCTTATGGATAGCCTTTGCTATTTGGGTTATATATTTTGTAAAAACTCTTGTAACCTTCAGTTTTGATAAATATAAACTTAACAAATCTTAA
- a CDS encoding type I restriction enzyme endonuclease domain-containing protein, translating to MLKKLLKKYDYPPNKSEKAIEDVIEQIILQYFSEM from the coding sequence ATACTTAAAAAACTTTTAAAGAAATATGACTATCCACCTAATAAAAGTGAAAAAGCTATTGAGGATGTGATAGAGCAAATTATCCTTCAATATTTTAGTGAAATGTAA
- a CDS encoding PH domain-containing protein, with protein sequence MADLSLNKSFTFYDEVEVPETITPFISSNEKICFAVKTLRDVAVFTDKRILVVDKQGISGKKKEYYTIPFKNIVTYAIETAGKFDLDSEIKLVLSGGLCIELNFIKDDDMDELLFKVYSLINKYIIG encoded by the coding sequence ATGGCAGATTTAAGTTTAAATAAGAGTTTTACATTTTATGATGAAGTAGAAGTTCCAGAAACTATAACTCCATTTATTTCATCAAATGAGAAGATATGTTTTGCAGTAAAAACATTAAGAGACGTAGCAGTATTCACAGACAAAAGAATATTAGTAGTAGACAAGCAAGGGATATCAGGAAAGAAAAAAGAATACTATACAATACCATTTAAAAATATAGTAACTTATGCAATAGAAACAGCAGGTAAATTTGATTTAGATTCAGAAATAAAGTTAGTTCTATCAGGAGGATTATGCATAGAGCTTAACTTTATAAAAGATGATGATATGGATGAGCTACTTTTTAAAGTATATAGCTTAATCAACAAATATATAATTGGATAA
- a CDS encoding ATP-binding protein produces MISIYNKVSDYIIVLNCMGEIIFCNESFLKRLNYNHEEILNLNIGKIINQNNNINNEIKEFGEINKTLEFYSKSNELVKINSNIIIEKFNHDKSIFIIGKEVESKQYTMEILEDLLDNINVCAFVIDSDGKYLYVNKPFTEMLDKKREDIIGSYNGDNWEYNIYNEFEKNNTEVFENKSPKIFNEKLVYDGNIHWYESYKAPIYDENKKPKYIVAKSKNIDLSKITSEELYKNYNRVTIENDFSGSNNKSVDLNEILKNIGEHILDYTKADGISMLLYDSDKEGLIPIVKLKNAKINLKNVEFIPLKKVNLYSDKYRKHFNCVFTKDKIPNLSSVDYKCIDELYYCGNYIIELNDELIGMIGLSYKKGNTPKFNSDEYMKYICNKIAMIINNIRLLNEVSIENKKRKHTEKELQQYLNVSVDLVAIVGTDTYFKRLSPNWFDVLGWTEEELLSMPIVDIIHPKDLESFIKKKKLNPKECKITRNIIRFRHKNGKYIYLEWSSEYIGDEEIYVTTARDITRNLEIEKEKRTLEEAVQIEVVKNEFFSNISHEFRTPINIILGTMQVINKNIDKNNIQINTLKKHTNYIKQNSYRLLRLVNNLIDISKMDIGMYEIRCSNQNIINIIEDITLSVADYTKNNKINLIFDTNDEEIITYCDPDKIERIMLNLLSNAIKYTPENGFIKVKINSTPEKIIVSVKDSGVGIPKDKLDVIFDRFGQVDGSFNRKCEGSGIGLSLVKNLVEIHGGEIYVNSEVNKGSEFVFSIPINIKKENNENECYVDRKFKHVERCDIEFSDIYSI; encoded by the coding sequence ATGATATCTATATATAATAAAGTTAGTGACTATATAATAGTGTTAAATTGTATGGGGGAAATAATTTTTTGTAATGAAAGCTTTTTAAAACGATTAAATTATAATCATGAAGAAATATTAAACTTAAATATAGGTAAAATAATAAACCAAAATAATAATATTAATAATGAGATAAAAGAATTTGGGGAAATAAATAAAACTTTAGAATTTTATTCAAAGTCAAATGAACTAGTCAAAATCAATTCAAATATAATCATAGAAAAATTTAACCATGATAAAAGTATTTTTATTATAGGTAAAGAAGTAGAGTCAAAACAATATACGATGGAAATATTAGAGGATCTTTTAGACAATATTAATGTCTGTGCATTTGTTATAGATTCTGATGGAAAGTATTTATACGTAAATAAGCCTTTTACTGAAATGCTAGATAAAAAAAGAGAAGATATTATTGGAAGCTATAACGGTGATAATTGGGAATATAATATTTATAATGAATTTGAAAAAAATAATACAGAAGTATTTGAAAATAAAAGTCCAAAGATATTTAATGAAAAGTTAGTATATGATGGTAATATTCATTGGTATGAAAGCTACAAAGCTCCAATATATGATGAAAATAAAAAACCTAAATATATTGTAGCAAAATCTAAAAATATTGATTTATCAAAAATCACATCAGAAGAGTTATATAAAAACTATAATAGAGTAACAATTGAAAATGACTTTAGTGGTAGTAATAACAAGAGTGTGGACTTAAATGAAATATTAAAAAATATTGGAGAACATATACTTGATTATACAAAAGCAGATGGTATTTCTATGTTACTTTATGATAGTGATAAAGAAGGTTTAATACCTATCGTAAAATTAAAAAATGCTAAGATAAATCTTAAAAATGTAGAATTTATTCCACTAAAAAAAGTTAATTTATATTCAGATAAATATAGAAAACATTTTAATTGTGTATTTACAAAAGACAAAATACCTAATTTATCAAGCGTAGATTATAAATGTATAGACGAATTATATTATTGTGGTAATTATATAATAGAGTTAAATGATGAACTTATTGGAATGATAGGTTTAAGTTATAAAAAGGGTAATACTCCTAAATTTAATAGTGATGAGTATATGAAATATATATGTAATAAAATAGCGATGATAATTAACAATATCAGACTTTTAAATGAGGTATCTATTGAAAATAAAAAGCGTAAACATACAGAAAAAGAGTTACAACAATACTTAAATGTTTCAGTTGATTTAGTAGCTATAGTAGGAACGGATACATATTTTAAAAGATTAAGTCCTAATTGGTTTGATGTTTTAGGATGGACAGAAGAAGAATTATTATCAATGCCAATTGTAGATATTATTCATCCTAAAGATTTAGAAAGCTTTATAAAGAAAAAAAAATTAAATCCTAAAGAATGTAAAATTACTAGAAATATTATTCGATTCAGGCATAAGAATGGAAAATATATTTATCTTGAATGGAGTAGTGAATATATAGGTGATGAAGAAATATATGTTACAACTGCAAGAGATATTACAAGAAATCTAGAAATAGAAAAAGAAAAAAGAACATTAGAAGAAGCGGTACAGATAGAGGTTGTAAAAAATGAATTCTTTTCAAATATATCACATGAATTTAGAACTCCAATAAATATTATATTGGGGACTATGCAAGTGATTAACAAAAATATAGATAAAAATAATATACAAATAAATACTTTAAAGAAACATACTAACTATATAAAACAAAATTCATATAGATTATTAAGGTTAGTAAATAATTTAATAGATATAAGTAAAATGGATATAGGAATGTATGAGATTAGATGTTCTAATCAAAATATTATAAATATTATTGAAGACATAACTTTATCTGTAGCAGATTATACAAAAAATAATAAAATTAATCTTATATTTGATACAAACGATGAGGAAATTATTACATATTGTGATCCAGATAAAATAGAAAGAATAATGTTAAACCTTTTATCTAATGCCATAAAATATACACCAGAGAATGGTTTTATAAAAGTTAAAATTAATTCTACACCAGAAAAAATAATAGTTTCAGTAAAAGACAGCGGAGTAGGTATACCAAAGGATAAATTAGATGTTATATTTGATAGGTTTGGGCAAGTAGATGGTTCGTTTAATAGAAAATGTGAAGGTAGTGGAATTGGCCTATCATTAGTGAAAAACTTAGTAGAAATACATGGAGGAGAAATATATGTAAATAGTGAAGTTAATAAAGGATCAGAATTTGTATTTAGTATTCCAATTAATATAAAAAAAGAAAATAATGAAAATGAATGTTATGTTGATAGAAAATTTAAGCATGTAGAACGATGCGATATAGAATTTTCAGATATATATAGTATATAA
- a CDS encoding zinc ribbon domain-containing protein: protein MSINCKNCKKTIGEDSKFCFNCGVKIEKDVINENDEVLKFCDADKGFTKGELYAYSDRIEFVSKKVIKKMYYYNLKKVKKSFGIIDLKTIEGESESFSVEDNIDEWIKFIDDRMIYFKGNNLNIEMKKDTTINLEEKEKENEKLENAYNEIKESLKEKDGKVHIIMIKGRSFFSYEELECLNKYTNEVDSILSFMQDDGYEIIDVKYQLVGYSENQYSTLIMYK, encoded by the coding sequence ATGAGTATTAATTGTAAAAATTGTAAAAAAACTATTGGTGAAGATTCTAAGTTTTGTTTTAATTGTGGAGTTAAAATAGAGAAAGATGTTATTAATGAAAATGATGAAGTGCTTAAGTTTTGTGATGCTGATAAGGGGTTCACTAAAGGGGAGTTATACGCCTATAGTGATAGAATAGAGTTTGTAAGTAAAAAGGTAATAAAAAAAATGTATTATTATAATTTAAAAAAAGTGAAAAAAAGCTTTGGAATTATTGATTTAAAAACTATAGAGGGTGAAAGTGAGTCTTTTTCGGTAGAAGATAATATTGATGAATGGATAAAATTTATTGATGATAGAATGATTTATTTTAAAGGAAATAACCTAAATATAGAAATGAAAAAAGATACTACTATTAATCTTGAAGAAAAAGAAAAAGAAAATGAAAAATTAGAAAATGCTTACAATGAAATTAAAGAGTCTTTAAAAGAAAAAGATGGTAAGGTTCATATTATTATGATAAAAGGTAGAAGTTTCTTTTCATATGAAGAATTAGAATGTTTAAATAAGTATACAAATGAAGTAGATAGTATATTAAGTTTTATGCAAGATGATGGATATGAAATAATTGATGTTAAATATCAATTAGTAGGATACTCAGAAAATCAGTATAGCACTTTAATAATGTATAAGTAA
- a CDS encoding DUF4003 family protein produces the protein MQEYIIQNKLEQFIENYQQIKEVKGAWSMGMIQYSCALSLTIKNQYANKEKIEENLKVIKDNTGIFSNFRGYSMYYTAILLSTKFDAQNDFREILDIYKRLKDKSFWGDTYLPFVAIILYENKKKIDIDTCIDNMKYVYEFMKKHHPFLTSSDDYCRIALIAINSKDIDKDLDYIEKCYENLKSNGFYPSNNLQALSHIMCFDKHRNDESIDKIIKLKDLMAKENCKMDSYGYPLIGAISLLDCDEDTLVNQIKKVSDSLKEVKGFGNWSLGKNNRNMISSAIVASAYADYLKKESNVDTISNNIFLDIIIAIEIACMVATMAAVSASTSASS, from the coding sequence GTGCAAGAATATATAATACAAAATAAACTAGAACAATTTATAGAAAACTACCAACAAATAAAAGAGGTTAAAGGTGCATGGAGTATGGGGATGATACAATATAGCTGTGCTTTATCTCTAACTATTAAAAATCAATATGCAAATAAAGAAAAAATAGAAGAAAATCTAAAAGTAATAAAAGATAATACAGGGATTTTTTCAAACTTTAGGGGTTATAGCATGTACTACACAGCTATATTATTATCAACTAAATTTGATGCACAAAACGATTTTAGAGAAATCCTAGATATATATAAACGATTAAAAGACAAGAGTTTTTGGGGTGATACATATCTACCATTTGTAGCAATAATATTATATGAAAATAAAAAGAAGATAGATATAGATACATGTATTGATAATATGAAGTATGTATATGAGTTTATGAAAAAGCATCATCCATTTTTAACTTCAAGTGATGATTATTGTAGAATAGCACTTATAGCTATAAATTCAAAAGATATAGACAAAGACTTAGACTACATAGAAAAGTGTTATGAAAATCTTAAATCAAATGGGTTTTATCCATCAAATAATCTTCAAGCATTATCTCATATAATGTGTTTTGATAAACATAGAAATGATGAAAGTATAGATAAAATTATAAAACTTAAAGACTTAATGGCTAAAGAAAATTGTAAGATGGATAGCTATGGTTATCCTCTAATAGGAGCTATATCATTACTGGATTGTGATGAAGATACATTAGTAAATCAAATAAAGAAAGTATCTGATAGTCTAAAGGAAGTAAAAGGATTTGGTAATTGGTCATTAGGAAAAAATAATAGAAATATGATAAGTTCGGCTATAGTAGCATCGGCTTATGCAGATTACTTAAAGAAAGAAAGTAACGTAGATACTATAAGTAATAATATATTCTTAGATATAATTATAGCAATAGAAATAGCTTGTATGGTTGCAACTATGGCTGCTGTTTCGGCATCTACTTCAGCAAGTAGCTAA